In one Dermacentor variabilis isolate Ectoservices chromosome 4, ASM5094787v1, whole genome shotgun sequence genomic region, the following are encoded:
- the LOC142578370 gene encoding uncharacterized protein LOC142578370 — MPALARAFSECAMKRCRYLKLSAYIMCLCSGLVVAILGNASLTRLNVLSVESQRWGLHGHQRHLAALAVATVVLGSACALAAVLGCVDALLARRPHLALDVVTGVLILAQVGVASAGFTLMIWLLNGMVHGGVGQPPDTPTNSLSELSSESREVEASPLDSAAEEEPATPIATAAKKKKAGSSHKTTIDFVRRTTPTELFTRAPQN, encoded by the exons ATGCCAGCACTGGCAAGAGCCTTCTCCGAATGCGCCATGAAGAGGTGCCGTTACCTGAAGCTGTCGGCTTACATCATGTGTCTC TGCAGTGGGCTGGTTGTCGCCATACTCGGCAACGCCTCGCTTACCCGGCtgaacgtcctcagcgtggagaGCCAGCGTTGGGGGCTCCACGGACACCAGCGACATCTCGCCGCGCTGGCCGTCGCCACCGTGGTACTTGGTTCAGCGTGTGCCTTGGCAGCTGTTCTTGGTTGTGTGGACGCGCTTCTGGCTAGAAGGCCTCATCTGGCG TTGGACGTCGTTACGGGCGTTCTCATTTTGGCTCAAGTTGGAGTTGCTTCTGCAGGCTTCACCTTAATGATATGG ctGTTAAATGGCATGGTGCACGGTGGAGTGGGCCAGCCCCCAGATACACCTACGAATTCACTTTCTGAGCTAAGCTCAGAGTCTCGCGAGGTGGAAGCCTCTCCACTCGATTCTGCTGCTGAAGAAGAACCTGCCACCCCTATAGCAAcagctgcgaagaaaaaaaaggctgGCTCCTCCCACAAGACTACTATCGATTTTGTTAGAAGAACAACGCCAACTGAGCTGTTCACTAGAGCGCCACAGAACTGA